The following DNA comes from Diceros bicornis minor isolate mBicDic1 chromosome 12, mDicBic1.mat.cur, whole genome shotgun sequence.
tttttttggctgaataatGTGCCAAGTTTACTAAAAGTAGAGTTATTAAAAAACATGGTTAAACATTGAAAAGAAGATTGGAAAATCATCTATCTacaaattggtgatttgagccaacgataaacacatttttataaaaaacagtataaaaattagtaccctgtctcatttcTACAAAACATGAATAGAAAGGttgtaaaaatccagatttttcaaaatttattgccAAAATGTTTGTTTGAATGCTGGTGATTTAGATTACCAAATTTTCTTCCACTTCCTTAAAAAAACTTCTGCAACTACAAAAGATATTGAACAGGGTCCCAACCAAAGAAGAAAAGTTAACATACTTTCACCAGAACCAGCTCCCCACTTTCCCCTAGCCcccaagacattttttttttgagaaaaaaccATCAGTTCCATTCGTAAtaaaaggctttttaaaattcctatCGGCAATTCCCTGGCCAACCTTTCAGGCAGAGGCTGGCATGCTCACCAGTGGGCTCCCAGGTTTCTCTGCTGAGGCAATTCTGTTCAGTTTGCCGACCTCTGCCTGCCAGCCAGGGATCTTCTTGGTGGTCATGTGGCGCCGGGCGTGCTTCGTCAGGTGGTCGCTGCGCATGAAACGCCGATCACACACTGGGCACACAAACTTCTTCTCCCCGGTGTGAGTTCTGCGGTGGCGAGAGAGTTCATCTGAACGAGCAAACTTCTTGTCACAGCCATCCCAGCTACAGTTGAAAGGCTTCTCTCCTAAGAGGTGAAAAAACACAGACTAAAGAAAATGCAAATGCTCAGCACCTTACTGGACAGGTTAATTAATGTTGTTTTTAAATGTTGTTCATCAAAATCTAAGCAGAAAGTAATATCCTATTATTCTGGTATCGAGTTTCAGAAGTGAAGAAATCCTCCAAAATGCATTTCTTCCTGCCACACCTAAGATGCAGTATTTCAAGGCCCAAAGATGTCAAACCAATCTAATCtttcaaaagacatttttaaataaaaataaatctttgactGTTAGGTTGGGGTAGGGAGAAGATTCGTGAAAGGAATAATTCCTTCCCTCTCAGGAAGCTGCACATCTAAAAACATCCCTCCTGGGACCTACAAAACTTCTCAGAATCATTAATTCCATCTTTGTATTTGTTATTATACTGACAAAGACGTTAGCTACAAATGGGTCAGAATTCTAAGAGCCACCTTCTTGTTACAAGCTTCAAGTGTCTTTGTCATTGATTCAAAGTTTCAGAGCATTGGGCAGGTGCCCCTTACTGCGTCTTCCTGGAGTTACAGAGGTGAGCCAGGGAGCCCTTGTTCGCAGGGAACGGTGTAGCCCTTCTCCACAGAGCCATCTTAGGCCTTTCAGTCAGCAAGAGTGCTCCCTTTCTTGCATCCCGAAGCTCTTATCTTGACCAGGTTGTGACAATCACACAATGCTTGTGCAACCTCGTGAACCGAATGGTTCAACAGTGTTATGCACTGTCATGTGACCTACGTTCCCAAGGGTTTCTGACTTGTCTAGCTCATCCATCTTTGTACAGCTTAGCTCCCAGCCCAGCACTTCACATGGCAGGTGGCAAATAAATGGTTTTGAATGTATGAGTGTTGAAGAGACATCAACAAAATATTTGATGTTTTTCAAAGTTGAATTAACAGGAAAATTAAGCAACACAATGTGTCTTATGAACCCTTCCTAAGAAAAAGGGCCTGAACTTCCTGGATTTCAAAGTTCCCATATTGTAAGCATAAGGTTGCCCTACTTGCTCCCAGGAAACCACCACCATTGTTGGCACCCTATCAGGACGGCCAAGTGCTGCACAGAGATGAACAATCCTTTGGCATGGGGTTTATAAACCGCCCTACTTGTTTTCAACATATCAAAAATGTAGCCTTTGCTGATTCCACCTtgttctaattaaaaaaattttcaggtTGGTAGAAATACATGAAAAACTATCTTATCTAAAGTAAACTTACCCAAAGTTTCTATTTCTTATGAAAACTCCAATTTAGTGTTTACAAAATGGCATAAAAAGTTGATTCTTCAGAACCTTTATGGTAATTTAAATTGAAGTACTTTGGGAAACCTGAAAAGAGCTTGTTTTGATCACCGTATTTCATGCCATCCTGTCAGTACAGTGATGTACTGCATAAacaacatttcggtcaatgatggaccgcatatgCGACGGTGGCcccttaagattagtaccatatggcctaggtgtgttgtaggctataccatctaggtttgtgtaaggatactcaatgatgttcacacaatgacaaaatcatctaatgacacatttctcagaacgtatcacCGTCATTAAGCGACAAATGACTGCATTGCTACCAAGGGAAGCTGACTGAATAAACAGTAAAACTTCATTCCATTGCCTCCTCAAATCTGGACTCTGTGTTTAGATACGATCTGAAGTTCACCTCAGTAGTCTCAGTGAAGAGAAGAGCTCACCAAGTCAACAAGCCTCTCGGTGGCGCCTGTTCGCTCTCATATGGCCATGATGGCCACCCTGCAGCACTGAAGACCAGCCATCACTTACTGGTGTCAGGCTCTGGTGTCAGACACCAAGAGTTTATATCCAGTAAGATCAGACAAGTGTATAAATAACTAAAAATCAAAGAGAGAATGTGCTGAGAAATACAATAAACCACTAGGgtcaaagaaggaaggagagatcaGGGAGCACTTCTAAAAACTGACTTTGGGAAGCCCCTGAAAGGGTTGTCAGTAAGTAGAGATAGGCAGAGGACGGAGGGTGAAGGGTAGAAACGTGGAACTGGAGAGAGAAGGTAAGCAGAGAGAGACAAGCTCTTCACGGGCCATGTTTGGGGCCTTATCCCCGCAGCAAAAAGCCCACTCTGTAGCGTGGAGGACAGTAGAGCTCCTTTAATGCCTGAATTCCAGACTCTGCTTCATCGGGGAAGTAGGACTTGCCACCATTAGAGCTTCAATGTGCTAATTAGAAGCCACTCCACCTCAAATGCGTTGTGGAATAAAGTACAATAGTAACTCCTTGCATTTAGCTTTTCCTACACTGTATTCCATGATCCACTGCTGTCCCACAGGCCAGTAGCAGACATTCTGGTGGAAGGGGTTCCATGATCAGGAGAGTTTATGAAACACATCTTTACTACAGAACCTGTGACCTGTTACCGtgcttatatatatgtatgtgtgtgaaccTCTGAAAGGCAAGTTTAACAAACAGACTATTTAACCATAGGacccttaaaaacaaaataaaacagaacactAACTCAAAGCACAAGAGTGCCACAGCACACCTGAGACAGTCTGCCCTAATCAACTATAAAGCAGCAGCTCTACCAGGCAACCCTCAGACCTCTGGTACACAATATGGTGGCCACCAGCACCATGTGGCTACGTAAACGTAAACTTAATGAAAACgtaaaatttagttcctcagtcacactgttcacatttcaagtgcatgtggctagtggctaccctaATGAACAGAGAACacttccatcactgcagaaaattCTATTAGACAGAGCTGATGAGAGAGTAAAGAGATCGCTAAATTATTATAGTTAGTTTGTTCTGTGACTTCTTCTGAATTGAAAACTATATATTCTTGAGggagccctgatggcctaggggttaaagttcggcatgctctgcttctgcagcccaggtctGGTTACCGGGCGTGGAACTACACCACTcgcctgtcagtagccatgctgtggtggcggctcacacagaagaacttacaactatacacaactatgtactggagctttgtgggggtgaaaggaagaaaaaaggaggaagattggcacagatgttagcttagggcgactcttcccctgcaaaaaaaaccccaaaaactacATACTCTCAAAAGTAAGAAAACTATATTCCTTTAAAGTCCAAATATTCTAGAATTCAAACTTTTCCATACTTTCCCCCTAGTAAATCTAAGTAAGTCACCTTCATGTTTATTGAACGTGAATGCactttctaaaacacaaagaaTGTCTACTGCAATGTGAAGAGAAAGGGGCAACATGGGCATCATCCTAAAAGCCTATCAAAGGATcacaatagggccggccccgtggcttggcggttgagtgcgggcgctccactgctggcggcccggggttcggatcctgggcgcacaccgacacactgcttctctggccatgctgaggccgcgtcccacatacagcaactagaaggatgtacagctatgacatataactatctactggggctttggggggaaaataaataaataaacaaaatctttaaaaaaaaaaaaaaaggatcacaaTAATAGAACTATACTACACTTTATTTACTGGGGTGAGCAGATGGCATGTTCTACAAAAACCACTGATGGTTgtactaacattaaccctaatccCTACTAGAGTATGAAGGCTTTTCAGAACCAAAGAAAAATGGCCACATTTCCACCTTCTCCAGTGGTTCTCACACTTCCCTCCCACTCAACGAAAGCTCAAGTGCATTTCCTAACCACAGGATTTGCCATTCCCCATGCCTACCTGCCTCAGTACTCACCTGTGTGAGTACGAAGATGAGCCTTGAGATGGGAACTTTTGAAGTAGGTTTTCCGGCAGCCTGGGAAGTTGCAAACATAGTTCCTCCTTCGGGAAAAATCTACCTGAGGGGCACAGTTTTGACTGGAGGCAATGAACAGCGGAGCAGGGGCAAGGGGCAATAACTTGGTATTCCCAACAGTCATTACACTCGATGAACAGGTGGCAGGTTGAGGAAGAGCCCCCTGGGGCAGAACCAGCATCACAGTTCCCTGAGGCACAGACGGTCCCATGAACACAGGCTGAGGCACTGGAGCAGCATGGGGTAGGATGGGTTTGACAGTTTCCGCAGATGCTTGGGAAGGTGGCTTCAAAAAAGCTGATAACATGCCACTTTGTCCAGTCAGAGGGATCATGTGGTAAAGGACAGGGGGACTGGGGATGGGGACAGAAATCAGAGGGGTGGCTTTCCTCGGCAAGTCATTTTCATAATTCTTTGGTGAGCAAGTTTGAACTGCAATGGGCCACCCTGCCTGCTGGCCTTTGTCAGTGGGGATCAGGCCACTAGACTCATGCGAGCAAGGCTGACAGGACTCTGAGTTAATGTTGAGTAAACTGTCTTTGAGGTGTGTGTCCTGCAAAGCTTCAGTATGTCCCAGAAATTGTGCTTCTCCCTGTCTGTTGTCTGAAAGTTGGCATTCTTGAGTCTGGGTGGCAGGAATGCGGGCAGGACGACTCCCCCCAGTGTGGCGGATGACACTCATCACCATGGCCCTGCaaggggggctgggggctggctcCAGCAGCTCTGGCTTCAAACCAGGTAGGCCCCTCTCTGCCTTCCTGCTCAGCACTTTGGCTGCCCCAGCAGAAGCTGGGGGGATGGCCATGACCATGCGTGCTTTGGAATCAATTACTTGGGAAGGAACAAGTGTCCCCATCGATTGCTCCACAAGATCAGGGCTCTGAGGAGGAGTCATGcacttgaggggaaaaaaaaagaaagtacagtgtgaaaagGTTGTTTtggttaaattttaaaaggaacttACTTTGATCATGTTGCCCCCAAtgcctttaaaaagaagtatGTAGAAAAGACTGGTGTAAGCCTGCTCACAACAGCACCCGGGAGACTTCAAGTCTGCACAAGGTACTTTACTTTCTAGTCTTCTCCTTTCCTGACCTCTCCCAACCCCATCCATTTGCTCGGTTGTAAGAATGTCAGTGCCACTCTTGGGCTTGCACAGCTACTGAAATGAGCAATTTAAGCATTAGGACTACAAACAAGAGAACAAATTTATACTCAAAATGAGAGCTTTTCCTAATAATTTTAgattctcaaaatttttttaaaaatcccagtggTAATCATTTAACACACACTTATCCAGTGCCTACTGGATGCAAGGTGAAACCTATTGGAACGACCCCTAAAAGGCCAAGTTCTAACGAGTGGTGCCACCTAAACCAGCCTCTCTTTGTACCGCTCCCTAACAATTCCCACTTATTTTCAGCCGCCCTGTGGAAGAGCCCAATGCCAAGTAACTCTGAGAGGTGCTCCTGGCAGCCAGGCCCACTACTTGTACAATCCTCTCTACTGCCAACAAGTCCCTCTTCATTCCTCTCCAAGTTGGCTTTCCACACTCTCCTTCCAGCACAAGCTTCCGGCCCAGGACAATTAGATTATAATTTTCACTTCTGTTAGCA
Coding sequences within:
- the KLF11 gene encoding Krueppel-like factor 11 isoform X1, translating into MHTPGSAGLGDARAVDIMDICESILERKRHDSERSTCSILEQNDIEAVEALVCMSSWGQRSQKGDLLKIRPLTPVSDSGDVTTTVHVDAAASELPKDFHSLSTLCMTPPQSPDLVEQSMGTLVPSQVIDSKARMVMAIPPASAGAAKVLSRKAERGLPGLKPELLEPAPSPPCRAMVMSVIRHTGGSRPARIPATQTQECQLSDNRQGEAQFLGHTEALQDTHLKDSLLNINSESCQPCSHESSGLIPTDKGQQAGWPIAVQTCSPKNYENDLPRKATPLISVPIPSPPVLYHMIPLTGQSGMLSAFLKPPSQASAETVKPILPHAAPVPQPVFMGPSVPQGTVMLVLPQGALPQPATCSSSVMTVGNTKLLPLAPAPLFIASSQNCAPQVDFSRRRNYVCNFPGCRKTYFKSSHLKAHLRTHTGEKPFNCSWDGCDKKFARSDELSRHRRTHTGEKKFVCPVCDRRFMRSDHLTKHARRHMTTKKIPGWQAEVGKLNRIASAEKPGSPLVSMPASA
- the KLF11 gene encoding Krueppel-like factor 11 isoform X2; this encodes MHTPGSAGLGDARAVDIMDICESILERKRHDSERSTCSILEQNDIEAVEALVCMSSWGQRSQKGDLLKIRPLTPVSDSGDVTTTVHVDAAASELPKDFHSLSTLCMTPPQSPDLVEQSMGTLVPSQVIDSKARMVMAIPPASAGAAKVLSRKAERGLPGLKPELLEPAPSPPCRAMVMSVIRHTGGSRPARIPATQTQECQLSDNRQGEAQFLGHTEALQDTHLKDSLLNINSESCQPCSHESSGLIPTDKGQQAGWPIAVQTCSPKNYENDLPRKATPLISVPIPSPPVLYHMIPLTGQSGMLSAFLKPPSQASAETVKPILPHAAPVPQPVFMGPSVPQGTVMLVLPQGALPQPATCSSSVMTVGNTKLLPLAPAPLFIASSQNCAPQVDFSRRRNYVCNFPGCRKTYFKSSHLKAHLRTHTGEY